The following nucleotide sequence is from bacterium.
GGGTGTGGGTGGGGGTGTGGGGCGGGCCGACCTAAAGGTCGGCCCCTACATTATCGCAGCGATGTGTGAACCGACCGTTGTGCATCGTCTCATTTAAATTCCCCGGTTTACAGCCCGGGATTTTTATCCTAGACTCGCCCGCGTAGTTCTATGGCTTTTTTAAAAAGAGGCGCCAGATGGCCGAGCCGACCTCACTCTACACCGCGCCCGCCGGGAAGCGCGAGCTCCTGATGGGCAACTACGCCCTGGTCCGCGGGATGTTCGAGGCCGGGGTCCGCGTGGCGACAACCTACCCCGGCTCGCCCACCCCGGAGATCGCCCGGGCCATCCTGGACGCCCACGCGCCGAGCCTCTTCTTCGAGTATTCGACCAACGAGATAGTGGCGACGGAGTTCGCCCTCGGGGCGGCGCTGGCCGGCCACCCCAGCGTGGTGTTCATGAAGAGCGTCGGGCTGAACGTGGCCTCGGACGCCGTGGTCCAGCTCCCGCTCTACGAGCTGCCCGGCGGGATGGTGGTAATCGTCGGCGACGACCCCGCCGCCTACTCCTCGCAGAACGAGCAGGACGACCGCCATTTCCCCCGGATGGCCTACATCCCCATGCTCGAGCCCTCGGACGCCCCCGAGGCCAAGGCGATGTTCAAATGGGCCGTCGAGAAGGCGCGGGAGCACCGGACGGCGGTCCTGATCCGGGTGACCACCCGTGTGTGCCACGCCACGATGGAGGTGGAGCTCGGCCCGCTGCCGGATAATCTTCCCGAGCCCGAGGGGGTGCCCAAGCGCATCCAGGTGCCCATCGCCAAGGATTTTCTGGTGATGAAGCGGCGGGCGCTGGAGCGGCTGGATATTTTCGAAAAATACGCCGAGGAGGGACCGTGGAACCGGACGGTCGAGGCGCCGGGCGAGGACGTCGGCTTCGGGATAATCACCGGCGGCGCGGCCTACCTCAACACCCGGACCGCCCTCGACCTCCTGGGCCGGGGGGCGCACATCTTCAAGCTCGGCCTCTCCTACCCCCTGCCGCGGAAGAGGCTGGTCGAGTTCTGCAAGGCCCGCGGCGAGGTCCTGGTTATCGAGGAGCTGGACCCGGTGGTGGAGACCGAGCTCAAGGCGCTGGCCTACGAGGAGGGTCTGGGTACGAAAATAACCGGCCTGGGCAAGAAGCTCCGCTCGGGCGACGGCGCTTTCGAGGCCCACCTGGGCGAGCTGGACCCGGGACGCATCGCGGAATTTTTGGCCGAAAGGCTCGGGCGGGAGTATCCTTTGGAAGTACTGGATTTGGCGGATAAAGCGCCGGCGCGCCTGCCGCAGCTCTGTCCCGGCTGCGGCCACCGCTCCGCCGTCTACGGCACGAAGATGGCCGTGGGCCTGCACGGGCACCCCCAGGCCGACATCGGCTGCCACACCATGAGCTACTTCCCGCCCTACGAGCTGGGGGAGAGCCTGGTGTGCATGGGGGCCGGCCCCAGCGTGGCCCAGGGCGTGGGGCACGTCCTGCCCGAGGGCAAGGTGACTTCCTTTTTGGGCGACTCGACCTTCTTCCACGCCGGCATACCGGGGCTCATAAACGCCGTCTGGAACGATCACGACGTGACGGTTCTGTTGATGGACAACGAGATAACGGCCATGACCGGCCACCAGCCCAACCCCCGGTCGGGCCGGAACCGGGAGGGCCCGCGGCCGGCCATTGACCCCAAGGCCGTCCTCTCCGCCATCGGCGTGCCGTACATTGACGAGGTGGAGGCCTGGGACATCAAGGCGGTGCGCGAGGCGGTGAAGAAGGGGCTGGAGTTCGACGGCCCGGCGGTGGTTATCCTCAAGCACCCGTGCATGCTCTACACCACGCGCGCCTGGAAGCGCGAGGGGAAGATGCCGCCGCCCTACCGGGTCAACCGGGACAAGTGCCGGCTCAAGAAGACCTGCATAAAGTATTTCTGCTGCCCCGCTTTCTCATTCGAGGACTCGGGCGGGGTGCAGATAAACCCGGAGCTCTGCATCGGCTGCGGATGTTGTGCACAGATATGTCCGGTGGGAGCCATCGAACAGGACCTGGAATACGAGCGCGCGTACTAGGAGGTGTGGCGGATGGCAGAGACCTGCTGCATCTACATCGTCGGTGTCGGGGGCCAGGGTGTCGGTGCCGCCTCCCGTGTGATTACCTCGGCGGCCGAGACCGCCGGGGTCCCGGTGAGGAGCGTGGAGACCCACGGGCTGGCCCAGCGCGGCGGTGTGGTCGTTTCCACCGTGCGCATCGGCGGGGCGCCCGATTCCAGCCCCCTCATCGTCCCGGGCGAGGCCGACGTCCTCTTCGCCCTGGAGCCGGTGGAGGCCGCCCGCTCGAGCCGGTATCTGCGCCGGGGCGGCGTCGTCCTCATCAACACCTCGAAGATAGACCCGCTGTGGGTGCGGCTGGAGAGGGAACCTTACCCGCCGGTGGAGGAGATTATCGCCGCGTTCGAGGGGTTCGCCGGGCGGGTCATCGCCCTGGACGCCACCGCCTTCGCCGTGGAGCGGGGGAGCTGGATTTCGTCCAACGCCGTCCTGTTGGGGGCGCTGGCGGCGACCGGCGCCCTGCCCTTCGACGGGCGGCTCCTCGAGGAGGGAATAAAGGCTCAGAGCAAGCCCTCGCACCTCGAGCGCAACCTGGCCTGCTTCCGGCGCGGATTAGAGGAGAAGCCCCGCTGAGCGTGAATTGACGAATCATCCCAACGCCCGACATTCGAGAGGAGTCGGCATGGACAAGTACGAGTGCACCATCTGCGGCTACATCTACGACCCGAAGAAGGGCGACCCGGACTCGGGCGTCAAGCCCGGCACCGCCTTCGACGACCTGCCCGACGACTGGGTCTGCCCGGTGTGCGGGGCGGATAAGGACGCGTTCGAGAAGATATAGGGTGGTGCTCGCGGGGACCGCTTCGTCCTGAAGAAAGTCCGCGTCGCGGAGCCGGCCCCGGTCCCACCGGATGCGTTCGAGAGAATTTAGACGCAGCTCGCGGAGTTTTTTCGGGAAGGGAAACGAGCGCCCGTAGCGGAATCGGCCACGGCGACTCGCCGGGGCGGGCCTTCGCCCGGTTTCCCGGCGCGGAACCGCGTCGCCCCACCCCCGCCTCCTTGACGCCCGGCGAAAAATGCTTGCTTTTTTTGAAAAGATGGCGATAATTCCCCTAGGCTCAGCCACGCATTGGGTGAAAGACGAACCGCGTCCAACCGGGGCCGAACGGTCCAGCCAAGGAGGCACATTGGAGAAATACGAATGCACCGTTTGCGGTTACGTGTACAACCCCCGGCGCGGTGATCCGGCGGGTGACATCGAGCCCGGAACCGGCTTCGATGACCTGCCGGACGACTGGATCTGCCCGGAGTGCGGTGCCGACCTGGATGCCTTCGAGATTCTCGATTGAACCGGAAGTTTTTTTGCGAACGGGGCGGAGGCGATGCGCCGACCGTCCCCTTTTTTATCCCCCGGGTGAACGATTTATGTGCGAATGCTGATTGAGAAGCCGTCCACTTAACCCCCGGTCCCACCTTTCGTGTAAAATAGGCGGGCAGACTACAACGACCGTCCTCCACGATAGTAGAGACAAGGGGTTTAAACCCCTTGCCTTAGGCGAGAGCCTCAACCGTTCCCGAGGAGTCCCCATGCACAAGATGACCGAGCAGTCCCTCTGGGCCGCCTTCGCCGGCGAGTCCCAGGCCCACATGAAGTACGCCGCCTTCGCCGACGAGGCCCACAAGGCCGGCCTGGCCAACGTCGCCAAGCTCTTCCGCGCCGTCAGCTACGCCGAGCGCGTCCACGCGACCAATCATCTCAAGGCGCTCGGGGGGTTGAAGGGCACGGGCGACAACCTCCAGACCGCCATCGAGGGCGAGAACTTCGAGGTGGACGAGATGTACCCGGCCTACGACGCAATCGCCAAGCTCCAGGGTGAGAAGGACGCCGAGAGGAGCATCCACTTCGCCATCGAGGCGGAGAAGATTCACGCGGTCATGTACGCCGACGCCAAGCGGTCCGTGGATTCCGGGAAGGATTGGGCCATCGGCGACGTTTACATCTGCCCCAACTGCGGCTACACGCACATCGTCTCCGGGGATAACCCCCTGCCCGATTTCTGCCCGGTGTGCTCCTGGAAGAGGGGAACCTTCAAGAAATTCTCCGGCTACGACGAGCTGGTTTAATCTCGTCGGCGCGAAAAAAGGGAGCCGTTAGCTCCCTTTTTTATTTCCGGTCCGGCGTCAGCGGGCGATAACCAGGCGGCGGGTAACCTTTTCACCGGAGGCCTCCAGGACGGCGGTGTAAACGCCCGGGGCGTAGCCGGAGCAGTCCACCTCCACGGCGTGCCCGCCGGGTTCGAGATTTAACACGGAAATCCGGCGGCCCGCCAGGTCGTAGACGGCCAACCTCGCGGCGGTGCAATCGGCCGGAAGGGCGTATTCAAGCGTCACGACGGCCCCGGCCGGGTCGGGGTAGGGTGCGTTAAGCACCGGACGGGCGAGGACGTCTCCATCGACCCGCACCTCCACCGGACCCACGCGGAAGGAATCCCCGCCCGGCGGCGTCACGGAGAGGGAGTAGCGGTACACGCCGGGGCCGGGGAGGTTCCGGTCCAGGTATCTGTACTCGGCGTCGCCGGAAAGACTCGCCAGCTCTTCGCCGTCGCGCTCCAGCGTCCAGCTCGACCCCGCGAGCCCGGCCTCCTCGACCCAGGACGCGAGGACGCCGTCGTCGGTCGCCCGTCCCTGGAGGTTGACGACGGGGGCATCCGAATGCCAGTCGTTGTAGAAAGAGACCATTCCCCACGAATATTCGGAGAGTCCTTTCCGCCCTATGATAAAGATTTTTCCATCCTGGCGGAAAACGCACGAAGCCTCTTCCAGGTTATCCCAGCTCTTGTACTGCTCTCCGTACCAATCCCCCTGGCAGTTTTTGTAATAGAACATTATGTCGGTGGCGACGATAGGACCGTCAGCGTCGGCGAAGAGCTGGGGGTGGTTGATGTTGTACTGATCGGTCGCAAGGTACTCGTCAACCGGCTCGTCGGATACGGTGTCGGTGATTACGTGCAGCTCATGGTTCGCGTTGACGTAGGCGATATACACCGTTCCATCCTCGGTGACCCACCCCTCGGCCTCACTGCCCGCTCCGATGTAGTAGTCGGTGGAGCCCACACCTACTTCGATGAGTCTATAGTACACGCCGAACCTGCCGAAGACGAAAACCCCCAGGTCCGGCCAGTACACGTGTGATACGTCGCCGTCGCACCCATCCCATTCGGCATACGTTTCTACGTCGTTGCCCGATACATAGGCGGTGTACAGGGTACCGTAGGATTCGAAGGCGAAGGCGGACGGGTAGTTGTACAGCGGACAGAAATCGTGGTAGTTGTCTATGTCCCAGGTGATGCCGGTGTCGTAGGATGAAGATCCATTGTAGAGCATCATTCGGTTCCCATCGCTGTATATGGCCCAAAAACTCCCCCCGTCACTATCAATGGCAAAAACATAATAGGTGGGCGTATCGAATAAATCTCCTACTTCGCCCCAGCTAATCCCATCCCCCTCGTACCGGTAACGGTAGCCACCGTGCTCAATCACGACTACGCGCCAGGTGGAACCCCCGTGGTAAACCGCGGGTCCGGCGTACGGTGCGTAATCCCAGAGAAACTCAGTGAGGATGGAGTAATTCCATGAGCCAAAGGCCGGCGTCAGGCCGAGGAGCGCCAGAACCGGCAGAATAAAACGCTTTAGAATGCTGGACATCTCCGCCTCCTTTTCCACATCCATAAAATAGTACACTGACGGGGCGCTGTCAACACGACTCCCCGGAGGCGGGCTCGGGGATGGTATAATTCTTCTTTCAACGCCATCCGACGGTCGTTCCATGAGCTTCAAAGCCTACCGCTGGGTCGAGGATCGGGTCGTCCGGCTGCTGGACTACTTCGAGTCGGCACCCGTCACCCTCGGGCGTGCGCTGGCGCTCCTGGCCGCCGTGTTCGCCTTCCGCAACGTCTTCGAGGCGCTGGCCGCGGGCTCTCCCCTCTACT
It contains:
- a CDS encoding indolepyruvate oxidoreductase subunit beta, with amino-acid sequence MAETCCIYIVGVGGQGVGAASRVITSAAETAGVPVRSVETHGLAQRGGVVVSTVRIGGAPDSSPLIVPGEADVLFALEPVEAARSSRYLRRGGVVLINTSKIDPLWVRLEREPYPPVEEIIAAFEGFAGRVIALDATAFAVERGSWISSNAVLLGALAATGALPFDGRLLEEGIKAQSKPSHLERNLACFRRGLEEKPR
- a CDS encoding rubrerythrin family protein, translated to MHKMTEQSLWAAFAGESQAHMKYAAFADEAHKAGLANVAKLFRAVSYAERVHATNHLKALGGLKGTGDNLQTAIEGENFEVDEMYPAYDAIAKLQGEKDAERSIHFAIEAEKIHAVMYADAKRSVDSGKDWAIGDVYICPNCGYTHIVSGDNPLPDFCPVCSWKRGTFKKFSGYDELV
- a CDS encoding thiamine pyrophosphate-dependent enzyme, with amino-acid sequence MAEPTSLYTAPAGKRELLMGNYALVRGMFEAGVRVATTYPGSPTPEIARAILDAHAPSLFFEYSTNEIVATEFALGAALAGHPSVVFMKSVGLNVASDAVVQLPLYELPGGMVVIVGDDPAAYSSQNEQDDRHFPRMAYIPMLEPSDAPEAKAMFKWAVEKAREHRTAVLIRVTTRVCHATMEVELGPLPDNLPEPEGVPKRIQVPIAKDFLVMKRRALERLDIFEKYAEEGPWNRTVEAPGEDVGFGIITGGAAYLNTRTALDLLGRGAHIFKLGLSYPLPRKRLVEFCKARGEVLVIEELDPVVETELKALAYEEGLGTKITGLGKKLRSGDGAFEAHLGELDPGRIAEFLAERLGREYPLEVLDLADKAPARLPQLCPGCGHRSAVYGTKMAVGLHGHPQADIGCHTMSYFPPYELGESLVCMGAGPSVAQGVGHVLPEGKVTSFLGDSTFFHAGIPGLINAVWNDHDVTVLLMDNEITAMTGHQPNPRSGRNREGPRPAIDPKAVLSAIGVPYIDEVEAWDIKAVREAVKKGLEFDGPAVVILKHPCMLYTTRAWKREGKMPPPYRVNRDKCRLKKTCIKYFCCPAFSFEDSGGVQINPELCIGCGCCAQICPVGAIEQDLEYERAY
- a CDS encoding rubredoxin → MDKYECTICGYIYDPKKGDPDSGVKPGTAFDDLPDDWVCPVCGADKDAFEKI
- a CDS encoding T9SS type A sorting domain-containing protein, whose amino-acid sequence is MSSILKRFILPVLALLGLTPAFGSWNYSILTEFLWDYAPYAGPAVYHGGSTWRVVVIEHGGYRYRYEGDGISWGEVGDLFDTPTYYVFAIDSDGGSFWAIYSDGNRMMLYNGSSSYDTGITWDIDNYHDFCPLYNYPSAFAFESYGTLYTAYVSGNDVETYAEWDGCDGDVSHVYWPDLGVFVFGRFGVYYRLIEVGVGSTDYYIGAGSEAEGWVTEDGTVYIAYVNANHELHVITDTVSDEPVDEYLATDQYNINHPQLFADADGPIVATDIMFYYKNCQGDWYGEQYKSWDNLEEASCVFRQDGKIFIIGRKGLSEYSWGMVSFYNDWHSDAPVVNLQGRATDDGVLASWVEEAGLAGSSWTLERDGEELASLSGDAEYRYLDRNLPGPGVYRYSLSVTPPGGDSFRVGPVEVRVDGDVLARPVLNAPYPDPAGAVVTLEYALPADCTAARLAVYDLAGRRISVLNLEPGGHAVEVDCSGYAPGVYTAVLEASGEKVTRRLVIAR
- a CDS encoding rubredoxin; protein product: MEKYECTVCGYVYNPRRGDPAGDIEPGTGFDDLPDDWICPECGADLDAFEILD